One genomic region from Drosophila subpulchrella strain 33 F10 #4 breed RU33 chromosome 2R, RU_Dsub_v1.1 Primary Assembly, whole genome shotgun sequence encodes:
- the LOC119550911 gene encoding uncharacterized protein LOC119550911 — MNKRAAVVLLLVIGATSGYFSNDEKLEECAKKEGVTTNILISHPNDMKIKCFYHCYFEMTKVILNGKVEIHGIKNSEPCLELKDSNKCELGFKLSNCLRTNLKEYEWRQFF, encoded by the exons ATGAACAAACGGGCTGCCGTGGTTCTCTTGCTCGTGATCGGAGCGACATCAGGTTATTTTAGTAAT GATGAAAAACTGGAGGAATGCGCAAAGAAGGAGGGAGTAACCACAAACATATTGATAAGCCATCCTAACGATATGAAAATCAAATGTTTTTATCATTGTTATTTTGAAATGACGAAGgtaattttaaatggaaagGTCGAAATACATGGAATCAAGAATTCAGAACCATGCCTGGAATTAAAAGATAGCAACAAATGTGAGCTCGGCTTTAAGCTAAGTAACTGTTTGCGAACGAACCTGAAGGAATATGAATGGAggcaatttttttaa